The genomic segment GTCTTGAAGATATTGGCGGAAAGCGCGGCGCTGTCCTCGGAAAGGCTTTGTCCAGAACGGGAGACGGAATCAGCCACCGCATAGCCGTTCTCATCCACCAGCATGCAGGCTTTGACCTGCGGGGTCTGCACCAGATCATTCATGATCTTGCCGAACCCGGCCTGCCATTCGGTGGTTTCCTCGGCCGCAAATTTCTGCGGTTTATCTGATGCAGCCGGCGGGGCCTTGGGTTCAGGCGGGATTTCCGCCGGCTGGTCCTCTGTTTTCTGGACAGGAACAGAATTTGGGTCCGTGCGCCCGGCCATCAACGGCAACGGACTGGAAGGAATTTCCCTGGCCGGCGGCTCCGATATTTTCACCGGTTCAGGAAGAGGCTCTTCCTTCTTGACGACCGCCTCTGGAAGAGCTGATTCTTCCGGCGGTTTGGCTTTAGGAGGAATTTCCGTAATGGCAGCCGTTTCAACTTTTACTGGAGCAGGTGCGGGTGCCTCCGCTTCCGGCACTGCGGAATCGGCCTGGGCCAGGACTTTCTTGGCTTCAGAATGTTCGGATTGTACCGAGAGCACTTTGGCCGCCTCGGCCCGGGCCAAGGAATATTGTTTAGTGGCCAGCAGGCACTTGGACAGCACCAGCCGGCCTTCTATGTTGTCGGGCTGGGACTCCAGCCCGGCCTGGCAGATGGCGATGGCTTCGGAATAAAGGCCGTTCTCCCGGTAAAAATCGGCCAGGGAGGCGAACAGCTGGGACGAAGGGTCGTTCACCATCTGTTCCGGGATATTATTATCTAATGGATCGGACATGGATTTGGACTATTTGTTTTAAATGTTTTCTTTTGATCGGAATATTTTTTGCAGGATTTGCAGGATTTATTTATATTAACGACTGATATACCCAGGGGCATTGTAAAACGATAAGTTTTTGGCAATACCGAATTATATATAACCTCCGTGAAAAAAATCATGCGAATCCTGTCTGTTCCGGTTTACCGGGTTTCCCTGGCCATCTTCATCTTCTCCAGCCAGGACTTAACCTCAGGTGAAAGCTCCGCCGGCACTCCCTCGGGCCGGGCGGATTCAGATCTTGATTCCGCCGATCCCGCCTGGATCCGGGCCTTGCCCTCCAGCCCTTCGGCCCAGCGCACCGCCAAGGTCACCAGGTCCCGCACCTTCTCCGCCCTTTTGTCGCCGCCGGCGAATCGCAGGAATTTCTCCCAGCGCTCCACCGCCAGTTCCAGCCGGCCCAGACGGGCGTAGGTGAACCCCAGGCAGTAATTGATCTCCGGATTGTTCTCCTCGCCCTTGCTGGCCAGCTTGTATTCCATCACGGCCTCATCATAGGATTCGGCCAGATAGTAGGCCTCGCCCAGATACAGATGGGCATAGGCCTGTTCCGGATCTTTTTGGACCAGCTTGGTGAAGGCGTCGATGGCCTCTTCAATTTTTCCGCTGTTCAGGTCGGATAGGCCCTGATTGATGGGGTCCTGTTCGGGTTCCTGCAGATCCAGTTTCAGGTCGGTCTTTTTCCCCGTGGCCCTCACCAGACCGGTGACGCAAAGCCCGTAAATGACCTTGGCGGTCTCGAACTCCCGTCCGCCCACGGTCTCTATCACCTGGCGGGCTGTCCGCTTGCCGTCGATGGTGGCCATGATCAGCCATTCTTCGGGCTTCAGGTCCAGCCGGCCCGAGGCCAGCTCGCTGCCGGGGGAAAGTGAAAGCACCAGGTCCAGGTCGGGGAGCTTGGAATGGATCTTGGACCATTCATCCAGCCGGCGCGAGACCTCCATCATCACATTCTCGGTCACCAGCAGCAGATCGGTGTCGGAATCGGCCGAGAGGTCCATTTCCTCAAAGCGGAAATATCCGTCCTGCCAGCCCATGATGGCGAAGACCACTTCCTCCACCTGTGTCTTGAGCGCTTCCTTGACCGCCGGTTTGGTTACAAAGCCGCTGTCGGAGGCCAGGGCCCCCAACCGCTTGCGTTCCTTGGATTCCGACTGGTCCTTCAGCAGCCTCTCCAACTGATGAGTGGTCACCTTTCCGGCCTTGAGCATTATCTGCCCGATCCGCTCGTGGCTCTGCTGCAGGGTGGCCCGGATGATGTTGCCGTTGGAGAAGAACACCTGTCCGACGTCATGGGCCGAGTCCAGGGTCAGCACCCCGGATTTCCGGGACATGGCCAGCAGCTGGAACAGGTCCATCAGGCTGAGTTCTTTTATGGGTCCTTCGATCGCCATCTTAATAATATCAAAAGTTAAATATAAAAAATAAAATATCAGTAATGTTAAAAGCAAAAAGAGTGGTATTCTGCAACCTGATTTTTGATATTTTATCTTTTATTTTTTTGATTAGGTTTTCCTACCCCGCCACTTCCTGCCATTGCAGGGCCGCATCAATGGCCTTGGTGGCCTGCTGCCGCAGGCCTTCATCGTGGGTGAAATTGACCGCCTTCTGCCAGGCCTCCACCGCATCCCGTGTCTTACCCCGATGAGCCAGAAGTTTACCTAACAGCA from the candidate division TA06 bacterium genome contains:
- a CDS encoding tetratricopeptide repeat protein — encoded protein: MSDPLDNNIPEQMVNDPSSQLFASLADFYRENGLYSEAIAICQAGLESQPDNIEGRLVLSKCLLATKQYSLARAEAAKVLSVQSEHSEAKKVLAQADSAVPEAEAPAPAPVKVETAAITEIPPKAKPPEESALPEAVVKKEEPLPEPVKISEPPAREIPSSPLPLMAGRTDPNSVPVQKTEDQPAEIPPEPKAPPAASDKPQKFAAEETTEWQAGFGKIMNDLVQTPQVKACMLVDENGYAVADSVSRSGQSLSEDSAALSANIFKTAFEALKKIKLGELERIVIETGDEKIFLRQAGRMVLMISADSSAKVGLVMVNSKRAAEQAENLAKKEPNR
- a CDS encoding DUF4388 domain-containing protein encodes the protein MAIEGPIKELSLMDLFQLLAMSRKSGVLTLDSAHDVGQVFFSNGNIIRATLQQSHERIGQIMLKAGKVTTHQLERLLKDQSESKERKRLGALASDSGFVTKPAVKEALKTQVEEVVFAIMGWQDGYFRFEEMDLSADSDTDLLLVTENVMMEVSRRLDEWSKIHSKLPDLDLVLSLSPGSELASGRLDLKPEEWLIMATIDGKRTARQVIETVGGREFETAKVIYGLCVTGLVRATGKKTDLKLDLQEPEQDPINQGLSDLNSGKIEEAIDAFTKLVQKDPEQAYAHLYLGEAYYLAESYDEAVMEYKLASKGEENNPEINYCLGFTYARLGRLELAVERWEKFLRFAGGDKRAEKVRDLVTLAVRWAEGLEGKARIQAGSAESRSESARPEGVPAELSPEVKSWLEKMKMARETR